One Mesorhizobium sp. L-2-11 genomic region harbors:
- a CDS encoding PIN-like domain-containing protein, translating to MGSLWVWVRGNPLHIRQNLRALVEALLRQKGESFSTENRIGRRRQTAPSAALQLPRQAEDIEAFAVRADSLLRATKTRVYVDTSLLMWMIRIGSTARREFVTWLDDACGQRVRVPAWASHELYRHHIKRKICIDLQKQLTELENVAKASFDVLWPFLDEPLAGSPSAHAQRVEARDTLRAVRTLTARAADWEQNYDRHAGEVISFVNEHALEGSAIFEYFNDIDVMAAARFTGRMPPGFQDRNKKESTGESEENDADESVGSNRWGDLMLWREIVEDARLYRADAVVLLTKDIKNDWRMGGTLPLSVATEENPKQHRIGAQPAHPMLSFEAARRAGVREVLLLDQRRLAGVMSASAPSTTTAFVTVARPPALPPPKSRDEHRAEEIERQTALRDTLRTSQAHAAGVRFLDPPGVTLTPAKLKRALFETRDAGAMLDPALLSLEAALAQSLQHDQGIEVVISEDHLRPLTDVGLVAFARRLGQAARRDSSRSTATMDLATMLESLPPAVGGYIYFGLLAAMYFGETDNNLRTIPGSPAAQRLLSLQTAPFARLPLEELRIRAMKGERLPLYLPTANPVSVAVRLRTDTDLEQPNVLRAIWIGDQQILTGAQGDHDLQLQHRFAGHSATLDLILDHLADLYVLPRGQLMAETDVEGPFNLDPLLGFKPPQDVWVDPTQEKN from the coding sequence AGGGGGAATCCACTGCACATCCGTCAAAACCTCCGCGCTTTGGTAGAAGCGCTGCTGCGTCAGAAGGGCGAAAGCTTTTCTACTGAAAACCGCATAGGGCGGCGGCGCCAAACAGCGCCCTCTGCCGCACTGCAACTGCCGCGTCAGGCCGAGGATATCGAAGCCTTCGCCGTGCGAGCTGACAGCTTGCTACGCGCTACCAAGACCCGGGTCTATGTCGATACTTCACTCTTGATGTGGATGATCCGCATCGGAAGCACAGCAAGGAGGGAGTTCGTCACCTGGCTCGATGATGCCTGCGGGCAGCGAGTTCGGGTTCCGGCGTGGGCATCGCACGAACTGTATCGCCACCATATCAAACGGAAGATTTGCATCGATTTGCAAAAACAGCTTACCGAGCTGGAGAACGTCGCCAAGGCCAGTTTTGATGTACTGTGGCCGTTCTTGGATGAGCCGCTTGCAGGATCACCGAGCGCGCATGCGCAACGCGTTGAAGCGCGAGATACCTTGAGGGCTGTTCGTACCCTTACGGCCCGAGCCGCTGACTGGGAGCAAAACTACGACCGCCATGCTGGCGAGGTCATTTCATTCGTCAATGAGCACGCGCTCGAAGGAAGCGCCATCTTTGAATATTTCAATGATATCGACGTGATGGCTGCCGCGCGGTTTACCGGACGGATGCCCCCTGGCTTTCAAGACCGAAACAAGAAGGAGAGCACCGGGGAATCGGAAGAGAATGACGCCGACGAGAGTGTCGGAAGCAACCGATGGGGCGACCTGATGTTGTGGCGCGAGATTGTAGAGGACGCGCGCCTCTACCGCGCCGACGCAGTGGTGCTACTCACGAAGGACATTAAGAATGACTGGCGCATGGGAGGAACTCTTCCGCTCTCGGTTGCGACGGAGGAAAATCCAAAGCAGCATCGAATCGGTGCTCAGCCTGCCCACCCAATGCTAAGTTTCGAAGCGGCTCGACGGGCGGGTGTTCGAGAGGTTCTGTTGCTCGATCAACGACGGCTGGCCGGCGTAATGTCCGCGTCCGCGCCCTCGACTACTACTGCCTTCGTGACGGTTGCGCGCCCACCAGCATTGCCGCCCCCAAAGTCTCGCGATGAGCATCGTGCAGAGGAGATTGAACGTCAAACCGCGTTGCGTGACACTCTGCGAACGTCGCAGGCACATGCCGCGGGTGTCCGATTCCTGGATCCGCCCGGCGTCACCTTAACACCAGCGAAGCTCAAACGGGCGCTATTTGAAACACGCGATGCCGGCGCGATGCTAGATCCCGCCTTGCTATCTTTGGAAGCAGCTCTCGCGCAGTCGCTTCAGCATGATCAAGGGATCGAGGTTGTGATCTCGGAGGACCATCTCCGTCCCCTTACCGACGTTGGCCTCGTAGCTTTTGCGCGTCGATTGGGTCAGGCCGCGCGCCGGGATTCCTCCCGAAGCACAGCCACGATGGATCTAGCGACTATGCTAGAAAGCCTCCCGCCGGCGGTCGGTGGCTATATATATTTCGGGCTACTCGCTGCGATGTACTTCGGGGAAACCGACAATAATCTCCGTACCATCCCGGGGTCGCCGGCCGCCCAGCGACTGCTGTCGCTTCAGACCGCACCGTTCGCCAGACTTCCCCTCGAGGAGCTCCGTATTCGCGCAATGAAAGGCGAGCGCCTCCCTCTGTACCTACCCACCGCCAACCCCGTTTCAGTTGCGGTGCGCCTGCGAACCGATACTGATCTTGAGCAACCTAACGTCCTGCGGGCCATTTGGATCGGTGACCAACAGATCCTAACAGGGGCGCAAGGGGATCACGATCTTCAACTCCAGCATCGCTTCGCAGGACACTCGGCGACACTCGATCTTATCTTAGACCACCTGGCTGACTTGTATGTCCTGCCGCGAGGTCAGCTCATGGCGGAGACGGATGTGGAAGGGCCTTTCAACCTCGACCCGCTATTGGGCTTCAAGCCTCCCCAGGACGTGTGGGTAGATCCGACGCAGGAGAAAAACTGA
- a CDS encoding ATP-binding protein yields MAEPRRVSVQPYFGGFILETLTVGMYGESKNAIREYVQIGFDSIQRAIEELKILQPGEGLIQIIFDADADGLRIRDNGAGLSTKQAVRTLASIGASNKDYTTDAGFRGIGRLAGIVFSDIVAFTTKAAGESEATKVVFDAKEMRHLMSPARGSELSAQALLERCVSATIIEAKAEEAPYFEVSLRGFTEQPEEVKLPSAMVRFISQVAPVPYNTAFPYRQAIQDFAAQSNIRIDSVRVLVEEYGKDPVEVSKPYTARYEVQDAERLVELTGVEPFVSATKRWWGWVGRKDVPGSYVDADVRGIRVRAKNIQIDGTDVVREIFQRQAKSNARYQDWTIGEIFVDLKAVVPNARRDGFEDTKAWKEVRKEIADTVCKDVGSWAQEVSNKGQLTLQTLTEKKEKFAVGLEALRRTDFRNKDRTLTLSADVTKLQGEVARASKNAEPTTLAALQHLNSQLIDIKTEAVSQIAGSPAVDAEAVEAQARDTLLTELLVLFESHLEAPCLSAVRNVIRDEYDWPRD; encoded by the coding sequence ATGGCAGAACCTCGACGTGTATCAGTTCAGCCGTATTTCGGCGGGTTCATTCTCGAGACGCTCACTGTCGGTATGTACGGTGAATCCAAGAACGCCATCCGTGAATATGTGCAGATTGGATTCGACTCTATCCAACGGGCTATCGAGGAGCTCAAAATATTGCAGCCGGGCGAGGGGCTGATCCAGATTATCTTTGACGCTGACGCCGACGGGCTAAGGATACGCGACAACGGAGCCGGGCTTTCCACTAAGCAGGCAGTGCGCACGCTGGCCTCGATCGGGGCATCCAACAAGGACTATACGACGGACGCAGGATTTCGGGGCATTGGTCGTTTAGCGGGTATCGTCTTCAGTGATATAGTCGCCTTCACCACAAAGGCCGCCGGTGAATCCGAAGCGACAAAAGTAGTATTTGATGCAAAGGAAATGCGGCACTTGATGTCGCCGGCCCGAGGAAGCGAATTAAGCGCTCAGGCGCTTTTGGAGCGATGCGTTAGTGCAACAATCATTGAAGCAAAAGCTGAGGAAGCTCCATATTTCGAAGTTTCCCTGCGCGGGTTCACCGAGCAGCCTGAAGAGGTGAAATTGCCTTCGGCGATGGTCAGATTCATCTCTCAGGTTGCACCAGTGCCCTACAATACCGCGTTCCCATATCGACAGGCAATCCAAGATTTCGCCGCGCAATCCAACATACGCATCGATTCAGTTCGCGTATTGGTCGAGGAGTATGGAAAAGATCCAGTCGAGGTTAGCAAGCCTTACACGGCGCGATATGAGGTTCAAGACGCAGAGCGTTTGGTAGAGCTCACTGGTGTCGAGCCCTTCGTCTCGGCAACGAAGCGCTGGTGGGGATGGGTCGGGCGGAAAGATGTGCCCGGCTCCTATGTTGATGCGGATGTGCGCGGAATCCGAGTTCGCGCGAAGAACATTCAGATCGACGGCACCGACGTCGTTAGAGAAATATTTCAGCGACAGGCAAAATCCAATGCGCGATATCAAGACTGGACCATAGGCGAGATCTTTGTAGATCTTAAGGCAGTCGTTCCGAATGCCAGGCGTGACGGTTTTGAAGATACTAAAGCGTGGAAGGAAGTGCGCAAAGAAATCGCCGACACGGTATGCAAGGACGTCGGTAGCTGGGCACAAGAAGTCTCCAACAAGGGACAATTGACGCTTCAGACATTGACCGAAAAGAAAGAGAAATTCGCAGTCGGCCTGGAGGCCCTCCGCCGAACCGATTTCCGAAATAAGGATCGCACCCTCACCCTCTCCGCGGATGTTACCAAGCTTCAAGGCGAGGTCGCGCGTGCTTCAAAAAATGCGGAGCCGACGACGCTCGCTGCCCTTCAGCACCTCAATTCTCAACTAATCGATATCAAGACAGAAGCGGTTTCCCAAATTGCTGGGTCGCCCGCCGTCGACGCTGAAGCCGTTGAAGCCCAAGCGCGCGATACTCTTCTGACCGAGTTGCTGGTTCTGTTCGAAAGCCACCTTGAAGCGCCATGTCTCTCGGCGGTCCGCAATGTAATAAGGGACGAATACGATTGGCCCCGAGACTAA
- a CDS encoding ATP-binding protein: MTVNRTANAEQRGAQLLSTAGSVAIDDIVIGNDVLELVSSAMYVDPMTVYREYVQNSADAIDEARRQGVLSPDEAGRVEIAIDSAARSVRIRDNGSGVPWPEFGRKLTALGGSAKRGTSARGFRGVGRLAGLGYTQELIFRSRTADENFVSELRWDCLRLKAALRATPLDSGVAGLIHSIVSIERIDAGEYPERFFEVELKGILRLRSDRLMNPVAVAEYLGQVAPVPFAPEFKFGAEITSALRPLVELGELDIRVEGLVTPVYRPHRDHFIDEKHAIAFESVEIIKIPGIDNEIAAVAWILHHEYEGAIPTGALIKGLRLRSGNVQVGDHSLLEDLYPEPRFNVWSVGEVHVIDRRIVPNGRRDHFEQNAHFHNLTNHLTPTARDIARRCRTSSIKRKWLREFEMHCESIAQKIGIIAQGSLSPADCEALVVSAESTLLQMERIAGMKLLADEKPEELLLRVTDLRAEIAALMSDGVPDASPLARLPPHQRSMYEHMFKLVYECSSNRIAAKALVDRILDRLRADGETG; encoded by the coding sequence GTGACGGTCAATCGGACAGCGAACGCAGAGCAACGTGGTGCGCAACTCCTGTCAACGGCAGGCAGCGTTGCGATAGACGACATCGTGATCGGCAACGATGTCCTCGAACTCGTGTCGAGCGCAATGTATGTCGACCCGATGACTGTCTATCGTGAGTATGTGCAGAATTCCGCCGACGCGATCGATGAAGCTCGACGTCAAGGCGTTCTCTCCCCTGACGAAGCCGGACGGGTCGAAATCGCCATCGACTCTGCGGCCCGCAGCGTACGCATTCGCGACAATGGCAGCGGCGTCCCTTGGCCAGAATTTGGACGCAAGCTGACAGCGCTTGGTGGAAGTGCTAAGCGCGGAACGTCCGCCAGGGGGTTTCGCGGGGTGGGGCGCCTCGCTGGCCTAGGATATACGCAGGAATTGATTTTTCGGTCTCGAACTGCCGACGAAAACTTCGTCTCGGAACTTCGCTGGGATTGTCTCCGTCTGAAGGCGGCGTTGCGCGCAACGCCCTTGGATAGTGGTGTGGCCGGCCTCATCCACAGTATTGTCAGTATCGAGCGTATCGATGCCGGCGAGTACCCAGAGCGCTTCTTCGAAGTTGAGCTTAAGGGAATCCTGCGTTTGCGCAGCGACCGCCTGATGAATCCAGTCGCCGTCGCGGAGTATCTGGGTCAGGTGGCCCCAGTCCCCTTTGCACCCGAGTTCAAGTTCGGCGCAGAGATCACATCCGCGCTTCGGCCTTTAGTCGAACTTGGCGAGCTCGATATTCGAGTCGAAGGACTTGTGACCCCTGTCTACAGACCTCACCGCGATCATTTCATCGATGAAAAGCACGCTATCGCTTTCGAAAGCGTGGAGATCATCAAGATTCCAGGCATCGACAACGAAATTGCTGCAGTCGCTTGGATACTGCACCATGAATATGAGGGAGCCATTCCAACCGGGGCGTTGATCAAAGGTCTCAGGCTTCGGTCTGGCAACGTGCAAGTGGGCGACCACTCACTTCTGGAAGATCTTTATCCGGAGCCGCGATTCAACGTCTGGTCAGTGGGTGAAGTTCACGTCATCGACAGAAGGATCGTACCGAATGGTCGCCGCGACCACTTCGAGCAAAATGCGCATTTCCACAATTTGACAAATCATCTGACGCCGACAGCGCGCGACATAGCACGACGGTGCCGGACGAGTTCGATAAAACGCAAATGGCTCCGCGAGTTCGAGATGCATTGCGAGAGTATTGCCCAAAAGATTGGCATTATAGCTCAGGGCAGCTTGTCACCAGCCGATTGCGAAGCACTCGTCGTTTCCGCAGAATCCACGCTTCTCCAAATGGAGAGAATCGCAGGAATGAAATTGCTGGCTGACGAAAAACCGGAGGAGCTCCTACTTCGGGTGACGGATTTGCGTGCCGAGATCGCCGCGCTGATGAGCGACGGTGTGCCTGATGCATCTCCGCTCGCGCGCCTGCCTCCTCATCAGCGATCGATGTACGAACATATGTTCAAGCTCGTTTATGAATGCTCGTCCAATCGCATCGCTGCGAAAGCCCTCGTTGACAGGATATTGGATAGACTTCGAGCAGACGGTGAAACTGGCTAG
- a CDS encoding radical SAM protein produces MANKNILLIEPGYKNKYPPLGLMKIAQYHGPRGKRDRVRFIKGEDRSALSQAWDRIYVTTLFSFEYPKIAQTIDFALEVANGQADKVFVGGIAASLMHDRFLTERRWHGVRFIKGLLSAPPAAALQLDEFSEEIYADDVDGRPIEDLVPDYDILSQIEYQYPVRDAYFAYTSRGCIRKCHFCGVPKLEGAQRDTESLTDLIRAIDEHYGPKKDLMLMDNNVVASPRFKEIIAEIRDLGFTPGAKLQRAGMRTPVQRRVDFNQGVDARILCKDRMYLRELATICLKPLRIAFDHLGVRKPYEQAVRYAAEFGLTELSNYMLYNFHDGPADLFERMRLNVALNEELGVRIWSFPMRYQPTDRPDRGHVGDKWSRYQLRSMQIILQATHGIVSGEPSFFKRAFGDTFADYERILLMPHDFIFNRDWYERSDPKGRLGDYQAEVAKLDALERAELVELLSSCDPRQFAMLPDHATTTSLKRALHFYVPLPKDELLAIWAAQKQLTRGKVTAHMGLPEDERVEDAGLDHEEMWSPSAAKSKARERAAA; encoded by the coding sequence ATGGCTAACAAGAACATTTTGCTCATAGAGCCAGGATACAAGAACAAATATCCGCCCCTCGGCCTAATGAAAATCGCCCAATACCACGGTCCTCGCGGGAAGCGTGACCGTGTGCGATTCATAAAAGGCGAGGACAGATCGGCTCTTTCGCAGGCTTGGGATCGTATCTACGTCACGACGCTGTTTTCTTTCGAATACCCGAAAATTGCGCAAACAATCGACTTCGCTCTGGAAGTGGCGAACGGGCAAGCCGACAAGGTTTTTGTTGGAGGAATTGCTGCATCGCTCATGCACGACCGCTTTCTGACCGAGCGTCGTTGGCACGGCGTGCGCTTCATCAAGGGACTGCTGTCTGCTCCGCCAGCCGCGGCGCTCCAACTCGACGAGTTTTCAGAGGAGATCTATGCCGACGATGTTGACGGAAGGCCAATTGAGGATCTAGTGCCGGACTACGACATCCTTTCACAGATCGAATACCAGTATCCCGTTCGGGACGCCTATTTCGCCTACACATCACGCGGGTGCATTCGGAAATGTCACTTCTGCGGCGTTCCGAAGCTAGAAGGCGCGCAACGCGATACTGAATCATTGACGGATCTCATCCGCGCGATTGACGAGCACTACGGTCCGAAGAAGGATCTTATGCTCATGGACAACAACGTAGTTGCCTCACCGCGCTTCAAGGAGATCATCGCTGAAATCCGCGACCTTGGCTTCACACCAGGAGCAAAATTACAGCGCGCCGGTATGCGAACCCCTGTGCAGCGCCGAGTCGACTTCAACCAAGGAGTTGACGCCCGCATTCTCTGCAAGGATCGGATGTATTTGCGGGAGCTGGCAACGATTTGCCTTAAGCCGCTTCGCATCGCTTTCGACCATTTGGGTGTCCGGAAACCGTACGAGCAGGCTGTTCGGTATGCGGCAGAGTTCGGCTTGACCGAATTGTCAAATTATATGCTCTACAATTTCCATGACGGACCTGCCGACTTGTTTGAGCGCATGCGCTTGAACGTAGCGCTCAACGAAGAACTGGGCGTTCGAATTTGGTCATTTCCAATGCGCTATCAGCCGACAGATAGGCCGGATCGAGGGCATGTCGGGGACAAGTGGTCGCGCTACCAACTCCGGTCGATGCAAATAATCCTTCAGGCGACACACGGGATCGTCAGCGGCGAGCCAAGCTTCTTCAAGCGCGCCTTTGGCGACACGTTCGCGGACTATGAGCGCATTCTTCTCATGCCGCACGATTTTATTTTCAACCGTGACTGGTATGAGCGATCCGATCCGAAGGGGCGATTGGGAGATTATCAGGCCGAGGTGGCCAAGTTGGACGCCTTGGAGCGGGCCGAACTGGTCGAGTTGCTTTCCTCGTGTGATCCGCGCCAGTTTGCGATGCTTCCTGATCATGCCACAACTACAAGCCTAAAACGGGCCCTCCATTTCTACGTGCCCCTGCCTAAGGATGAGCTCCTTGCCATCTGGGCAGCGCAGAAGCAGCTCACGCGCGGAAAGGTTACTGCACACATGGGTCTTCCCGAGGATGAGCGCGTCGAAGATGCGGGTCTTGATCACGAGGAAATGTGGTCGCCGTCCGCGGCGAAATCGAAGGCGCGTGAAAGGGCCGCGGCGTGA
- a CDS encoding DGQHR domain-containing protein translates to MEPIVIECLHGRSAHRPVLLGFAPADLLYRLSFPDILDEDSGRGYQRPFNERHSQDFRRYIKEPDSSTIPLTLNLRPSAKNDWKVVEVAGGAVRLEISAAAGKIMAQVDCQHRLGHLGDLPILLPFMCFIGLSEREEMDVFSVINSKAKGLSTSLLDYHEAQLSEALAEERPELYIALQLNSTGDSPWQRRLNLGGKTTSGLKRIVSLRMMQQAIHEFLKATEILSSHSPDETVRVILDFWNAVVATLPQEWADTRRHMLTKGIGVYALMRIAADIFIECRDAGRVCDRRAFTSALADFARAIDWSTTGPLKGFGGQGGVKAAVDFIRDARKRTRYKVVNG, encoded by the coding sequence TTGGAACCCATCGTCATCGAATGCCTGCATGGGCGTTCAGCGCATAGACCTGTGTTGCTGGGCTTTGCCCCGGCTGATCTCCTTTACCGGTTGAGCTTCCCGGATATCCTCGATGAGGACAGCGGGCGCGGCTATCAGCGGCCCTTCAATGAACGCCACAGCCAGGATTTCCGGCGCTACATCAAGGAGCCCGACAGTTCGACGATTCCACTGACCCTCAACCTTCGCCCGTCAGCGAAGAATGATTGGAAGGTAGTCGAAGTGGCCGGCGGTGCAGTGAGGCTCGAAATCTCCGCTGCCGCTGGCAAGATCATGGCGCAGGTGGACTGCCAGCACCGCCTCGGTCACCTGGGGGATCTGCCTATTCTGCTGCCATTCATGTGCTTCATCGGTCTTTCTGAGCGGGAGGAGATGGACGTTTTCAGCGTCATTAACAGCAAAGCAAAGGGCTTAAGCACTAGCCTGCTGGACTATCATGAAGCGCAACTCTCCGAGGCGTTGGCGGAAGAGCGCCCTGAATTATACATCGCGCTCCAGCTGAACAGCACCGGAGACTCCCCTTGGCAGCGTCGTCTCAACCTGGGCGGCAAAACGACGTCTGGCCTGAAGCGGATTGTGTCCCTGCGGATGATGCAGCAGGCTATCCATGAGTTCTTGAAGGCGACCGAGATCCTTTCCTCGCATTCGCCCGATGAGACGGTGCGGGTCATCCTAGATTTTTGGAATGCTGTGGTCGCCACCCTGCCGCAGGAGTGGGCCGACACGCGTCGTCACATGCTGACAAAAGGTATCGGCGTGTACGCGCTGATGCGGATTGCCGCCGACATTTTCATCGAATGTCGCGACGCCGGTCGTGTTTGCGACAGGCGAGCGTTTACCTCTGCCCTAGCCGACTTCGCCAGGGCCATCGACTGGTCGACGACCGGTCCGCTGAAGGGGTTCGGCGGACAGGGCGGCGTGAAAGCCGCGGTCGATTTCATCCGCGATGCCCGCAAGCGTACTCGGTACAAGGTGGTCAATGGCTAA
- a CDS encoding ParB N-terminal domain-containing protein → MTATKATNAASDNVETLLIRGVEVPATTTVIEQSQLRFFADNPRVYSILRMDGGEPSQADIERKLLEMDHVKALIQDIKRDGGLTDPVVVRAGKLEVLEGNSRLAAYRALARIDPVKWGRMKCRLLPGDLEEGLIFALLGQYHIKGKKDWAPFEQAGFLYRRHKAHDVDPAELALEIGLSRRKVEHFIATYQFMLDHGEVDTARWSYYDEYLKSSTIRKARLKVSGFDALVVEKIKSGEIARAVDVRDRLPVICGAPKALQKFGSGSYDFDDAHEQAVEAGADSTPYKKLAKFRQWLAKPDVEAALGRAQGETRKKIVFEFDKLAGRVDVIRSKLKPKN, encoded by the coding sequence ATGACAGCCACGAAAGCAACCAACGCCGCTTCAGACAACGTGGAGACACTTCTGATCCGTGGCGTGGAGGTGCCCGCCACCACCACCGTAATCGAGCAATCGCAGCTGCGGTTCTTCGCTGACAATCCGCGCGTTTACTCGATCCTGCGAATGGATGGTGGCGAGCCCAGCCAAGCCGACATCGAGCGAAAGCTTTTGGAAATGGATCACGTCAAGGCTTTGATCCAAGACATCAAGCGCGACGGCGGGCTAACTGACCCCGTGGTGGTCCGCGCCGGCAAACTCGAAGTCCTTGAGGGCAACAGCCGGCTTGCGGCCTATCGTGCACTTGCGCGCATCGATCCAGTCAAATGGGGTCGGATGAAATGTCGTCTGCTTCCAGGTGACCTTGAGGAAGGTCTGATCTTCGCGCTGCTTGGCCAGTACCACATCAAGGGCAAGAAGGATTGGGCGCCGTTTGAGCAGGCAGGCTTCCTGTACCGGAGACATAAGGCGCACGACGTCGATCCGGCCGAATTGGCGCTTGAGATAGGTCTTTCGAGGCGCAAGGTCGAGCACTTCATCGCGACCTATCAATTCATGCTCGACCATGGCGAAGTGGATACGGCGCGGTGGAGCTATTACGATGAATATCTAAAATCTTCGACGATCCGGAAGGCAAGGCTGAAGGTGAGCGGCTTTGATGCTCTCGTCGTTGAGAAAATCAAATCTGGTGAGATTGCGCGTGCCGTTGATGTGCGTGATCGTCTGCCGGTCATCTGCGGCGCGCCTAAAGCGCTCCAGAAATTTGGCAGCGGATCGTATGATTTCGACGACGCACACGAGCAGGCAGTCGAAGCCGGCGCCGACAGCACTCCCTATAAGAAGCTCGCGAAGTTCAGACAGTGGCTCGCAAAGCCCGACGTGGAGGCGGCGCTCGGTCGCGCGCAGGGCGAAACGCGCAAGAAAATTGTGTTCGAGTTCGACAAGCTGGCAGGTCGGGTTGACGTCATCCGCTCCAAACTCAAACCCAAGAACTGA
- a CDS encoding DEAD/DEAH box helicase has translation MLKVQRAANLSAKRDAFPHQLEALEAIKDLTYAAVFHEQGLGKTKIGLDLALSWLARDVADSAMIVTKKGLIENWRGEIASHSHLTPRIIGQDRIANFYAFNSPARLYLTHYEAVVSERSRLDLFLKTRRVAVVLDEAHKIKNPEAEIAQALLGLADGFVRRVIMTGTPVANRPFDLWSQVHFLDGGKSLGDDFPSFRRQLDLANDLGRDEERASHFADALEELFERIRTFSVRETKKSSGLKLPDKTISNIEVALEPRQAEIYAQFRDELAAVVVRGGQAILDDAEGLLKRLLRLVQVASNPAMVDQAYRAMPGKLPALESLLHEIVDSGEKAIVWTSFTDNADMLAFHFENLGVAVVHGGLSMAKREAALTAFKTDPECRVLVATPGAAKEGLTLTVANHAIFYDRTFSLDDYLQAQDRIHRISQERVCHVRNLIATNTVDVWVDALLTAKHLAAQLGQGDINRTEYDARADYRFGEMVRDVLRLDGDGGQ, from the coding sequence ATGCTGAAAGTTCAGCGGGCTGCCAACTTGAGCGCGAAGCGGGATGCGTTCCCGCATCAACTCGAGGCTCTCGAGGCCATCAAAGATCTCACATACGCTGCCGTGTTCCATGAGCAAGGGCTGGGCAAGACCAAGATCGGACTAGATTTAGCACTCTCGTGGTTGGCGAGAGATGTCGCCGACTCGGCCATGATTGTCACAAAGAAGGGGTTGATTGAAAACTGGCGTGGCGAGATTGCCTCCCACAGCCACCTAACACCGCGCATCATCGGGCAAGACCGAATCGCCAATTTCTACGCCTTCAATAGCCCTGCACGGCTTTATCTGACCCACTACGAAGCGGTAGTGTCCGAACGAAGTCGACTTGACCTGTTTCTGAAGACCCGTCGGGTTGCTGTAGTTCTCGACGAGGCGCACAAGATCAAGAATCCCGAAGCTGAAATCGCGCAGGCGCTCCTCGGGCTCGCCGATGGCTTCGTTCGGCGAGTTATCATGACGGGCACCCCAGTCGCCAACCGGCCCTTTGATTTGTGGTCGCAAGTCCACTTTCTCGATGGCGGCAAGTCGCTCGGTGATGACTTCCCGAGCTTCCGCAGACAGCTCGATCTGGCGAACGACCTTGGCCGGGACGAGGAGCGGGCATCCCACTTCGCTGATGCGTTGGAAGAACTATTCGAGCGTATCCGAACCTTTTCGGTTCGTGAGACGAAGAAGTCTTCGGGACTCAAATTGCCCGACAAGACGATAAGCAACATCGAAGTCGCGCTTGAGCCACGCCAAGCCGAGATCTATGCCCAGTTCCGCGACGAACTGGCGGCCGTAGTCGTCCGAGGCGGCCAAGCCATACTCGATGACGCTGAAGGGCTTCTGAAGCGGCTTCTCCGTCTCGTGCAAGTCGCATCGAATCCGGCAATGGTTGATCAAGCCTATCGGGCTATGCCTGGAAAGTTGCCGGCTCTGGAGTCGCTTCTTCATGAGATCGTAGATTCTGGTGAGAAGGCGATCGTGTGGACGTCGTTCACAGACAACGCGGATATGCTCGCCTTTCACTTTGAAAATTTGGGTGTGGCCGTGGTTCACGGCGGCCTGTCGATGGCGAAACGCGAAGCGGCGCTGACCGCCTTTAAGACTGACCCTGAATGTCGGGTGCTGGTGGCGACGCCGGGCGCCGCAAAAGAGGGGCTGACGCTGACAGTCGCCAATCATGCCATCTTCTACGATCGGACCTTCAGCCTCGACGATTACCTTCAGGCACAGGATCGCATCCATCGCATCTCCCAGGAACGCGTATGCCACGTCCGCAATCTCATTGCGACGAACACCGTCGACGTTTGGGTGGACGCGCTGCTAACTGCCAAGCATCTTGCCGCTCAACTGGGTCAAGGTGATATAAACCGGACTGAATATGACGCACGTGCTGACTACCGCTTTGGCGAGATGGTTCGTGATGTGCTGCGCCTCGATGGGGATGGAGGGCAATGA